The segment GGTGTAGGCGACCAGCGCCAGATCGGCCAGCGTCGCCGCCTGTCCGCCCGCCAGCCAGGTCGAATGCGCCAGCGCCGCCTCCATCCGCGCAAGCGCCAGATGGCCCCGCTCCATCAGGCGGGGCTCGACCTCCGCCGCCGTCTTGCCGGCATAGACCCGCTGGAACCGCGCAACCGCGACATAGGGCTCGTGGCTGTATTGCTCCCAGAACAGCCATTCGAACATCTTCGCCCGTTCCCACGGCTCCGTCGGGATCCATCGTGTGTTTTCGCCGAGATGCAGCAGGATCGCGTTGGACTGGGCCAGGGCCCGGCCATCTTCCAGCACCAGCGTCGGCACCTGACCGAACGGATTCAAAAGGAGAAATTCCGGCGTGCGGCTGCCGCCTGTCATGATGTCCACCTCGACCCACTGATAATCAAGGCCAAGCGCATCCAGCATCCACTTGACCTTCAGGCAGTTGCCCGAACGAATATCTCCATGAACAGTAAGCATCGGACGCCAGCAAAGGATTTAAGATCGTCCTATACTGCTATCGCGTTTGCGGCCGTTGCCCAACCCCGGTTCCGCTTATCTCAGGCAACGGTTGACTGATCGATCCCGAGCCGGGGACAGACGGTCGCGGCGCACGCGCTTGCCACATTTTCGCCATCGATCGCGGCGACACGGCACCCTGCCGGTGCGGTCTGGGGCCGGTGTCACCTATGAGACCGATCTGTGTTCAGCACCGTCGCCACGCTCGCCATGCTCTGGGCAGCCGCCTTCGATCCGATCCCCTACGAAGTGGCTGTCGCCGCTGATCCGGTCGTTGCGACAAGCCCTGACAACGCGAACGAGTCCGGCGACGCCCTGGCCGATCTGACCCCTGAACAGGCTGCCCTGATGGCCCGCGACCCCGACTGGAGCGCCCGTGCCAGCCTCTATCACGCCGGTGGTGGCGGAGCGACGGGCAACGATTCCCTCGGCTGCCGCCCGATTCCCATGCGGACCCTGGCCACCGATCCCCGTGTGATTCCGCGCCGCACCAGATTGTTCATCCGCGAGACGGTCGGTATGCACCTGCCCGACGGCACCATCCATGACGGCTACTGGTATGCGTCCGACACCGGCGGTGCGATCCGGGGCCAGCGCGTCGACCTCTATACCGGCCATGGCCGTGGCTCGATGCAGCCGGTCATGCGCTTCAACCAGCAGAGACTGACCATCACCAACGCCGGCCGTTTCGACGGCTGCCCGCCCGCCTGGAACACCGCGTCCAACTGACGCCCGGCCGACGTCCAGTGGCGCTTTGCGAAGCACAACCGACCCGGCCTAATGTCCGGTCATGGATGGTGTGACCCTCTATCTCGGCTGGCGCGTGGCGATCCTCGGGTTCGCCAGCCTGCAGTTGCTTTTGCTCGCCGCGGTGATCGCGGTCCAGACGCCGAATGCACTGGCGAACCGTCTGCTGACGGCCTTCCTCATCGTGCTGGTTGGGGTCGTGACGCCCTATACGATCGGCTTTGCGGGTGCCTATGACGCCTGGCGCTGGCTGACCTTCGCGCCGCTGGCCCTGACCCTGGCGCTTCCACCCCTGCTGTTCGCCTATACCCACGCCCTGGTGCGCGGACGCCTGCCGCCCCGGTTCGGCCTGCATCTCCTGCCGCCGATGATCCAGCTCGGCTACACCCTGACCTGTTTCGCCCTGCCACTCGACGCGAAATGGTCCTGGTATACCGGCAGTCACGCCCGGTTCGTCAGTCCGGCATTCGAGCTGGCCCTTCTGGTTTCGCTCGGCCTCTATGCCGTCTGGTCGCTGCGTCTGCTGAACCGCTATCGCCGCGACCTGGCCCAGGCCCGCAGCGACGACGACCGGTTCGCCACCGGCTGGCTGGCGCGGGTCATCG is part of the Brevundimonas sp. AJA228-03 genome and harbors:
- a CDS encoding glutathione S-transferase family protein, which codes for MLDALGLDYQWVEVDIMTGGSRTPEFLLLNPFGQVPTLVLEDGRALAQSNAILLHLGENTRWIPTEPWERAKMFEWLFWEQYSHEPYVAVARFQRVYAGKTAAEVEPRLMERGHLALARMEAALAHSTWLAGGQAATLADLALVAYTRVAHEGGFDLAAYPSLRDWIGRTEAAFAIA
- a CDS encoding 3D domain-containing protein codes for the protein MFSTVATLAMLWAAAFDPIPYEVAVAADPVVATSPDNANESGDALADLTPEQAALMARDPDWSARASLYHAGGGGATGNDSLGCRPIPMRTLATDPRVIPRRTRLFIRETVGMHLPDGTIHDGYWYASDTGGAIRGQRVDLYTGHGRGSMQPVMRFNQQRLTITNAGRFDGCPPAWNTASN